ACCCAGGTGCCTGGCTCGTCCCGGGCTGGATCGAGTCCGATGACAGGCCCGCCAGCCAGATCGCTACGGACGATGTGGTGAACGGAGGGCGTTCGCTGCTGCATACGGGTACCTCGGCCTACTCCGTCACCACCAAGCAGGATCTCACCGGGATCCCCGATGGCCGCTACACCTTGACGGCGTGGGTGAAGAGCTCCGCCGGGAGGCCGCACGCCCAGATGCGCGTTCTCAACCACGGTGGATCGGAGCGGGCTGTGGCGATCCGCGGGTCGTCGGAGTGGACACGAGTTACCATCCGCGCCGTGCCAGTCACCAACGGCAAGGCCACGATCGCCTTCACCTCCCATGCAGCCGCCAACGAATGGCTCCGTGTGGACAACGTGTCCTTCACCCGGAACTGAACCAACGTCGCCTCACCAGCGCGTCGTATCTCGGACCACATGGCTCGAGATACGACGCGCTTGCGCGTGACAGATCGCGGAACTTCGTCAGCTACGCCAGTACTCGCAGAGACGTCCTTCCTGAGCATCCCGGTTGCGGAGTCCCCCTCGGCATCCACGGTGTGACACTGGGCGCCGCACGCCTCGCCGTCGAGGAATTCCGCGGCTGACTGATCCCGATCTGACCACGCCGATCCGCTGTCCGATCCGAACGCAACTGGAGCCTTCGCTAATGAAAGATTCGCAGTCAGCGACGTTCCTCATCGCCGCTATCAAGTCCTCGGCCGCGGCGGTCGTGTGCCGTGGCTCCGCCCACACTGCAAATGTGGAGGTAGATCGTCGCTGGCACGGCGATCACTGCCAGGTATCGGTGAGCAATCACGGATCGATGCCCGTCGCGATCGAGGAGATCGTCGCGTTCGACCTCAGGCATCGCCTCGACGGCTTGACGCAGGTGTACGGCGAGGGGTTCACCATGCTCGGGCAGCTCGGCGGAACGCTCGCCGAACCAGTGGATCTGAGCTACTACACCGACCGGAAGCTTCACCGGATCCCGGAGCCTGAGGACCTGCGCACAGCATACGGCGCACTCCTGCTGCGGCTCGCCGAGCGTCAGCGAGTCCTGCTCGGCGCCGCCTCCAGTCATCGATTCGCGGTCCGGTTCTCGTACGACAGCGAGCGACTGCGCGTCTCGTACGACGGCGAAGGGCTCATACTCCGGCCTGGCGAGAGCTGGCAACTCGACGAACTCGTCGTCCTGAGCGGCACCGACCGCGAGCCGCTGTTCGACCAACTGGCGACGGCGATCGCGGCGCACCATCCCCGGCTCGTCCACGACGTCATCCCGACCGGATGGTGCTCTTGGTACTGCTTTGGCCCTGAGGTCACCGCCGACGACGTCAAGGCCAATACGCGGTGGATCGCGCAGAACCTTCCCGAACTGCGCTATGTGCAGATCGACGACGGTTACCAACCATGGATGGGCGACTGGCTCGACACGGGTGAAGCGTTCGGGGGCGACGTATTCAGCGTCCTCGACGACATCCGCGCGCACGGGCTGGAGCCGGCGATCTGGGTGGCTCCGTTCATCGCAAGCCCGGAGTCCCGGGTGTTCGCCGAACATCCTGACTGGATGGTTCAAGATGCCAACGGCAAACCGTTGCGGTCCGACATACCGGGGTTCGGCGGCTGGCGGCAGGGTCCGTGGTATGTGCTCGATGGAACCCATCCCGACGTACAGGAGCATCTCAGAAGCGTCTTCACCACGATGCGCCGCGAATGGGGATGCACCTACTTCAAACTCGACGCGACCTACTGGGGCGCGATCCACGGCGGCGTGCATCACGATCGCGACGCGACGCGGATCGAGGCCTACCGCCGCGGTATGGAAGCCGTCCTGCGCGGTACCGGTGACGCCTTCGTCCTGGGCTGCAACCACCCACTCTGGCCGTCGCTCGGCCTGATCCACGGATCCCGCAGCTCGATGGACGTCATCGCGCCCGACTGGGAGCATCTCGGCCCCGTCAGCCGCGAGACACTCCTGCGTAACTGGCAGAACGGCCGTCTCTGGTGGAACGACCCCGACGTGTTGATGCTCAAAGCACCGGACGTAGCGGTCGTCGACCAGGCAGGTACGACGCACACCGGCGATGCGGGCAGCCGTGACACCACGCTCCGGGCGGCAACGGTCTATGCCAGCGGCGGCTCAGTGATCAGCGGCGACGACCTGCACCAAGCTGCGCCGACTTCACTCACGCAGCTCGAAGCGCTGTTGCCGCCAGTCGGTGTCGCGGCCAGCTTCCAGGACGAACAGCTGGAGATCGGCATCACGACTTTGCCGGACGCAACAGTGTTCTCGGTCTTCAA
This Jiangella alba DNA region includes the following protein-coding sequences:
- a CDS encoding glycoside hydrolase family 36 protein, which codes for MKDSQSATFLIAAIKSSAAAVVCRGSAHTANVEVDRRWHGDHCQVSVSNHGSMPVAIEEIVAFDLRHRLDGLTQVYGEGFTMLGQLGGTLAEPVDLSYYTDRKLHRIPEPEDLRTAYGALLLRLAERQRVLLGAASSHRFAVRFSYDSERLRVSYDGEGLILRPGESWQLDELVVLSGTDREPLFDQLATAIAAHHPRLVHDVIPTGWCSWYCFGPEVTADDVKANTRWIAQNLPELRYVQIDDGYQPWMGDWLDTGEAFGGDVFSVLDDIRAHGLEPAIWVAPFIASPESRVFAEHPDWMVQDANGKPLRSDIPGFGGWRQGPWYVLDGTHPDVQEHLRSVFTTMRREWGCTYFKLDATYWGAIHGGVHHDRDATRIEAYRRGMEAVLRGTGDAFVLGCNHPLWPSLGLIHGSRSSMDVIAPDWEHLGPVSRETLLRNWQNGRLWWNDPDVLMLKAPDVAVVDQAGTTHTGDAGSRDTTLRAATVYASGGSVISGDDLHQAAPTSLTQLEALLPPVGVAASFQDEQLEIGITTLPDATVFSVFNWTDDPAPRTIQLPPGKQLLTDKLAGQTIGIHEHTYDLGVLPPGTAVVLEARPA